The sequence below is a genomic window from Gossypium hirsutum isolate 1008001.06 chromosome A11, Gossypium_hirsutum_v2.1, whole genome shotgun sequence.
TATTAGATACGATATTGTCAAGAGAAAATGATATGAACCTCGAACATATACCATAAaacaaacatgaataaaaattaataaactaatacagtacaatatgaaaaaaaaaactcataagtTTATGAATAGCTCAAACCACAAAagttgtgtttaatttttttataatatctaaaattattcataacattttttaaatccttaaatagaaatataaatacGCTTCAACACACTTGAATTTACATCCATTTACACTGACAATAATATTAATGCCAACAGAGCTAAGATTCAATCAACTTGTGTTCAAATCTTTAGTTGACACTAATTGTGACTTTCATCATTATATAACCCTTACCTCCTACcacttattaaaaaaaaaatcgttaCAGTTCACCACCAAACACCTCCTAAATACTTTGCTTAAACCTCTTTTATTAAAACTCCTTAGTGATGATCTCTCGCTAAGGGTCACCTCATAGGTTCAACCCTTTGACGAGTGAGCAAACACCTCACCTAACAAATCCTTGCAATCTACAACATAACGGTCACTCTACATTGACTAATTAAGATAAGTCACTTACATGTTAACACTTCAATCACATAATAACATATGACATCTCAACATAGGAAAAGCCCGTATATAGAAACTGGAACTTTGACATGAGGGCCCAAGTAACCCGTAATACTTTACTTTTTCCCCTAACCGAACTTCCACTGTTTCTCTAATCACTTTCTACCCATCTTCAGTCACCAAAGGACTCTTGGCGCAACAAGACATCACCACCTCAACAAAGACAAAAGCAAAGAAGGGATGACTTTTTCCAATTAATTGATTGAATGGGAGTGACATATATTTCGGTTTCTTTGTGCTCGTTTTGTCTGTTCATTAATATCAGGATGGTGCTGGGCCTGGTGGGTTAGAAAGGAGATTAATCATATTGGGCCAAGTCGCAAATCCTTTTCCACAATTTTTATTAAGGTGATACAAATTGATTGGATTTCAATTATAAGACGTGGATTTAGTTTTTCCACTGcaagtttattatttttagttctttactttttcaaaatttgaagtttcaatcataactcaaatatagAATTATTTGTGGTTTGAGTCGAGACAAAGGGCTTCTAGACATTGTCTTTGCCCAAGCCCGACTTGGCTCATAATATGGGCTTGATATTTTATCTAAGCTTGTCCTTACATAAAAGAGGATAACTTAGGTCTGCTCTACTTGAATAGAAAATGTCCTAAACTTTTGTCCAAATCCATTTCCgagcattattattttatccaaaTCCTTCCATATTTTGGCTTAGCCTTTAAGCTTGGGAGTTTAGTCCAACCTTTAGACAACTCTACTCAAATAATAGCCAATAAATCTATTAACATATCATTCACCCACCACagtttaaatcaaaattaaattaaacgatgaaactaaaatataaaaactaaatccatataatacaaaaattaataagACTGCTGAACCATTTAATAAAATCCATCTTAATAATCTCAAAACTTTATCGGCCACCATAGGGATAATGTAAAGTGTGGGGGTTGAGGTGGAGGCCCAAACACACTTCAATCAGTTCTGTCTTCTTTTGTTCTTTGTGCGAGACATTTGGGATTTTAGTGATGGGCTAAAAATTGGCCCCATTTTCTTGTTTTGTCCAAAACAATTTTCCTCTATTGAGAGGACCATGTACCCACCCCACCAATCAtataaacctttttttttcccaCTTTCAGTCTCCCCTTATGTGGCCCAACCTGCCTTTACCCTCAATTATCACCTTTTTGTagattctttattattattattatttattttccccTAAATAAATATATGTGCCATATGCTCCTATTGGACATACCcttatttactaaaatttaattgttttagaaaaatatcgAATTTTTTATTACTCAATTGAACGAATGGTTTAAATTAACGAAATGATATTTATGATGTGACAACAAAAGAGAAGGGTAGTTGATTCATACATAGATGGTGGGCTGGCTGGCAATGGTTTTAATAATTAAGTTAGAATCTTAGGTACTTAGACAGGAGTTGTTGCCACAGTTTCGAGGGCCATAGGGAGCTGCTCTTTAAGGCATCATCACTGACCCACTCTATTAATTAAAAGCAAGCAACCcaacttaattcatactttttttGACTAATAATTTCATCACTAATTCTGGTCATCATAATCAACCCTATTAACTATCTTTATCATCACTCGtttttaattagttaatattTAAACATCAACAGCAATTTGGATATTTCCGTTTTTTTTTAAACTAGTATTTTGATTCTAAATTCGCTAatattaaattgtaattataataTTTGGATCCAAATATTCTCGTTTATTTAGATATAATATATAGTTTGAGAATCAAAGGCAGTTGAAATATCATTTCTAAAGATAATTCAATGTCACTTCCAATGCTGTGCAAAGGACAAGGATTTCCTCCACTCACTCCCCCATTTAGCTTTTGTCTAATTCTTGATTTACAATAAGAGTCTTCCACGTATactcttttatttgttaaatcaaACCCTTTATTTATAAATACTTAAAATCCCATCttattgtatatatatagtttatgATAACATATGGTCAATGATGATTGGTGTAGTTTAAGTAAAAATCTTATCTAATTTTTAAATCATATGAACgaagaaaatgttaaaaaatattgttttgtTTGATCTAATCCTAgtcgaatttaaaaaataaaacgtGTTAGTAAAGGAGAGAGAAGGAGTGATATGATGGCCATTTCTCATGGACCAAAGCAATGCAAATTGGACCTTATAAATATACAAATGCTAGGGTTAGGGTTAGTCATCAAACCCCATAAATCTAGCTATTTCTTTTACGTTtctttattttggtacctttcTTATTTTTAACGAGGAAAAGCTTTTCAGTTTTGTTGGAACCTCTCTTGGACGATCATTTCAAAGGAAGTGAGTTgtaataattagggttttttatttatttttttttttggtccaaGGGATGAAGAAATGTCAAGTAGTGAGGAAAAGTGGAAGAAGAAGTTGTACTTCTTCTTCAACGGCGATTACCAACGTGAGGTACGGTGAGTGTCAGAAGAATCACGCCGCGAACATCGGAGGGTATGCCGTCGACGGCTGTCGGGAGTTCATGGCCAGTGACGTCGAAGGGACGACTGGGGCTTTAACGTGTGCCGCTTGTGGTTGTCACCGGAACTTTCACAGAAGAGAAGTGGAAACTGAGGTACTCTGTGAGTATACCTaattatttgtttcttgtttttcATATGGTCATATCATCAAATAGGTAATGATATAGATGAATTTAGGCTGATTATTTGCTGCTTGAAATTGTtgtttttcaattcttcaaatgtggatgattgaaatatatatatatatgtaagttatataTCAAACTCTATAATAGAATTTATTTGCTTTCTTCCAGAAAGGTTTGAGTGATTGAGTCTTTCaaatttccccttttctttttcattttgattcaaaAGTATTATAATTAGTTGTTTAAAATGATGTTATTGGACGATAAAAACAAATGAAGATGGTACAAAGTCCAGATTATTATTTCTTGTCTTATCAAGACAATTCATAGATTTAAATATTTGTGTTCTTAAATCGTATCGTGTTTGTCATAATTATAGATAAAATGAATGATATAAATAAAGATATCGAAAAAAAAAAAGCACATGGAGGAAATGAAAGCCCCCAAATGGTCATGATACATTTACTTACCCTAcaacataataatttatatacTCATAAAAGCTAGCAACATTGAAGTGAAATCTTGTATAAATTAAGATACATGTGTGTATTAGATTAGAATAAACAACTAATGAAGAGCTGGATATGCTTTTATCATTTGTCCCAATTTTAAAATACCATATGAGACCTGCATGGTGTTGTGTGTGTATtgaatctttttctttcttctgaaGCATGAGCTGTCTTTGCAATCTATTCTAAGTTATGTTTGGGATTCaatgtgatgaagatgatgataccCCTCTTGGATTCTTTAATTATTCTTGCAACTTGGGAATTTTATTATATCAACATatgcaatgcaaatgcaatgAGTGCCTCAAAAATAAGAAACCAATACAAAAAGAAAACTTAATAAATTTGAATGGTATTTGTATATTATAGCTTTAGATTCCTCTTTCACATggtttgaatttctttttttttttctgtttttacgAATCGAGAAAAATTAATCTTTTCAAGATTCGATAAttcataaatatattataaattgaaaataagatGAGTACTTtgaaaatataaacataaataactttatttttaacGAGTTAATATTGATTGATTTATTTGAGTATTAAATatagaaaagaaatatatatatatatatgtagaactttcttcaattttcttttaatgaTAATGGAACAGGTTTAAATATATAGTTGTGTAGCATATTGGTTGTGTCCCTGTCCTTACCTTTTATTTCTTAGAATATATATGGGAATAAACAGAACTTTTCCTTGTTAACAGGATATATAGTTTTTATCCTTGGAACTATCATTTAGCATTtggaatatattttatgtttCGAAGGCCCACACATATCCAATCATGTTATCTTCAATTGTTCCTTTCAATAGTTTCTTTTAGGT
It includes:
- the LOC107912134 gene encoding mini zinc finger protein 1, which encodes MKKCQVVRKSGRRSCTSSSTAITNVRYGECQKNHAANIGGYAVDGCREFMASDVEGTTGALTCAACGCHRNFHRREVETEVLCEYT